aaacatacttttttaaaaaaggtctaaaacaatgctatttaaaaacaaaacattaaaaagcaaaAGTGTTGAATATTTATAACTCACCGTTTGACCTTTTCCTTCGGTAGATGCAGTAACAAATCACAATGAGAACTAgaattgaaaatattattaatactgcTTTTAAAGCCCACTGAGATTCTTTTTCACAGTCACCACCATTTccatctgcaaaaaaaaaaaaaaaaaaagataaataaatatacaaatattgaaaatgcatttcaaCTGTTGAACTGAGTCAAGGCACTTTAACTGTAATTGTGTGACTAGCAACATCAATGTTATGTTCTCTTGTATCGAGTTTCATCTGTTATTCACACAGAAGCACCATTAGTGTATAAAAGCCATTCTTCACGCTTTCAATCAaagatgattttatttatttatttatgaatttatttattattaaagattATATTTACCCCATTCTATTAAAATTGGTTCTGTCAGACTGCTGTGGATGACAAAACAGTCATAAAACTCTTTGTGGTTTGTGTTGATCTCCACACTGGATCTCATCTGAAAGGATCCGTCACCATTTGGTCTGATTCCAGAAGATGTTTGGTTCTTAACTATAATTCTGTACAATCTGATGTTCATCTCGATATCTCTGGGGTAGAAACCAGTGGCCAGACAGCTCAGAACCAGCTTATTTTGATCATCAGGAGCTTTCCTCACAAACACATGAACATCTGGTGGAGCtgagcaaaaaataataatgcaattaacaaacatttacaaacaatTTGATTCTgtgtgcaaaataaataaatacataaatttacacacacacattgggtttccatgttttatggggacattTCCATAGGCATAATAGTTTTTATACTATATATCCTGTATAGCCTGTTCTAttgccctaaacctacccttataggagacttttttttttagatatattcttcactctgtatgatttataagcttgtttcctcatggggatGAAAAAATGACAAGGATTTCGAATATCGTCATCTTTGTAGGGTCATTTTGTCCCCATAATGTAAGGATTACCAGGAACACACACAACCCCATTTGTGAGTAAAATGATCACAATTACACCTAAGTAAACACAACCTTGAAAGATTTTCCTAGTTTTATCATTTAGATTAAATTAATAGTGTTAGTGTGTCATTTCAGATACAAAACACTCAGACAAggatgttttaacattttaaactcATCAGTATTTTTTAGACACAAACCAAGTGTGCCACACAAGTCTTGAAAAGCGTATCGATCGCCCCCTGGTCTCTGGTCCCAGTataggtcataaaccccgctCTCTCCATGTAATCTAATGGGAAGTGAGacaaactaaataattaaatttcacttcaaataatttttttccaaagatgttttttgtcattttatataattttttatcacGCTGATGTGAATTCAagtgttcattttttaaaataagtttagttttagttagttatgtgatgctataaaaacaaGAGTGATTGACTCTACTTTTTGATTCGCTCACTATTGCACAGACTCGGGTCCCAAATCAGCGCAATATGTCCACGCCCTGAGACACGTCGGCTTCACTTTTCTTCAGTGGAAGAGAGTGAAGGTCCATCATCcatcattttttacagtctatggacACAACCTCCTGAACTTATTTCCTGCTTACAAAGAGTTACAGCTCATTAAAGTGATTTGATCAGAACTTACTCTTTTTCGTGTTATTAAATATGGAGATCCAGTCCATGCAGGTCTTGAGGTGATGCTGCAGGTGTTCATTGCGTTCTGTTTGCTGATCCCATTTAATTTTGGTTTCTTTGGCTTTGGGGTTTTTATCAATCCACTGCAGTGTGTCAGAATTAAAGACTATAAAATCCTCTCCATCAAATCCATATTCATCAAATGCTCTCAGACTTGTCACTGTTCCATTAAATTTCTTCAGTTCACAACCAGATTTTCTCTGGAGAACATGCAGCTCTACAATCACAGAACAACACTCGtgacacacatactgtatagaGCACTGTGCAAAAgtctcaaaaaaataaaataaataaataataaagttttatGCAGGAATATGCAGTTTCACAACATGTCTGGTAATTGATGAGAAGAGCATGAAACTCACCAGAACACTGTGAGTCTGTGCAGTTTGACAGAGTTTTCATCTGATGTAGGAACCAGTCTCTAGACACAGGTGGTAGAGCAGGAGATTTGGTCCAGTCATCTTCAGTCAGACTCTCTCTTACCCAGGATTTATCTTTATTATTGTAGTGAACGATCCGTCTGCCGTCAGCAACAGCCTCAGCACTGAACTCTGGGAGTGTGTTTTCTTTAGAAAGGGCTGTGAACTTGAAGTGCAGGTAATGTTTCTCTGAGGAACAAACAGAATAAAACACATGCAATGACAAAACTGACAAAATGTGGATAaaaccaaagactatagaataccaaAGACATttcactcgtatagttttgaatggggagaAATGCAATGTTTAATATGGCCGCTCTATTGAAGGAAGCCTCGTATTCTGAGCAAAAGAGCCAATCCCTAATCGGTAAAGTCATTgcatcactgcagctgccgttagaagtcccggttgctatagaaacagtcagcattCTGAGACGTGCGCCtaggactgcgcatgcgcactcgctggtctagcctgaaaaatgcgttttttaacactttttaagcaaaagaaacaacatttattgttGTCAGAATTCATTGGTGATCTCAAATATGACATTTAATCGTAAGCTTGTGAACGGtcttggagaatttgatgttgccccattcaaagagataggagctgcacttgcatgcctgagaggcgtttcaaagatggctgcagagtgacatgacttgccttaaagggactGTGATAAaactaacattaaaacaaaCTCTACTATAAGGAATactgtaaaattgtattttacatgcaatttcgTTTGTATTGAGCGCATTGCTGCCCCTCACTGGCACATTTTTGCATTCATTTCTGAGGTCCTTGAGGAAAGGTCCAGTAAAATTATTACAATGCATCATtaacagtattattatttttaaactctCTTCAAACACAGTTTTCACACAATAGCTTTAGAGCATAAACTGTGaacatacaacaaaacattagtGATTGCAGCTGTCAATGCTGCATTGCTACTCCTTAAAATGTAGTCCACATGAAGTTTATTTTCTTTCGTAAATGTTGCTTTTCTTAATAAATAAGtgaaatctaaatctaaaaggATTAATAGAGAGATACACATAAGCATCTGCTCTGTAAGACACGTGTGTAAAATGTTGAACTGAGTCAAGGCACTTTAACTGTAATTGTTTGTGACCAGCAACATCAACGTTATGTTCTCTTTCTACATACTGAGTGACTTGTATTAAGTTTCATCTGTTATTCACACAGAAGCACCGTTAGTGTATAAAAGCCATTCTTCATGCTTTCAATCAAAGATGTATTTCTGGTGATATTTACCCCATTCTACTACAGTTGGTTCTGTCAAACTGCTGTGAATGACAGAACAGTCATACAACTCTTTGTGGTTTGTGTCGATCTCCACACTGGATCTCATCTGAAAGGATCCGTCACCATTTGGTCTGATTTCAGATGATGTTTGGTCCTTAACTATGATTCTGTACAATCTGATGTTCATCTCAATATCTCTGGGGTAGAAACCAGTGGCCAGACAGCTCAGAACCAGCTTACTGTGATCATCAGGAAATTTTCTCGCAAACACATGAACATCTGGTGGAGCtgagcaaaaaataataatgcaattaacaaacaaacatttacaaagaaTTTGGTTCTgtgtgcaaaataaataaaatacataaataaaataagaataatgataataataataataataataatgatatacaCACACTTTTTGTGAATAAATGATCACAATTACACCTATAGAAGTATACACAGTCTTGAAAGAATTTcctatatttttacaatttagaTTAAATCAATAGTATTTCATAGTGTATCATTGCAGATACAACCCCAGAAAGTTAAATCAAACACTCATGCAAggatattttaacattttgaactgatcagtatttattttgtaataaatggtgataaatctacactgtaaaaaaatgctgtaaaatttacagtaacttactg
This portion of the Onychostoma macrolepis isolate SWU-2019 chromosome 19, ASM1243209v1, whole genome shotgun sequence genome encodes:
- the LOC131525844 gene encoding uncharacterized protein LOC131525844, whose product is MFWCFVFIILLFHSFLSDALREKHYLHFKFTAFSKSNTFPEFSAEAVADGRRIVHYNNKDKFQVRESLTEDDSESLALPPESRDWFLHQMKTLSNCADSQCSELHVLQRITGCELEKCPDGSVNLTVFDEYGFDGEDFIAFNSDILQWIDKNPKAKETKIKWDQQTERNELLQHHLKKCINWISTFNNTKKTPPDVHVFARKFPDDHSKLVLSCLATGFYPRDIEMNIRLYRIIVKDQTSSEIRPNGDGSFQMRSSVEIDTNHKELYDCSVIHSSLTEPTVVEWEKHYLHFKFTALSKENTLPEFSAEAVADGRRIVHYNNKDKSWVRESLTEDDWTKSPALPPVSRDWFLHQMKTLSNCTDSQCSELHVLQRKSGCELKKFNGTVTSLRAFDEYGFDGEDFIVFNSDTLQWIDKNPKAKETKIKWDQQTERNEHLQHHLKTCMDWISIFNNTKKTPPDVHVFVRKAPDDQNKLVLSCLATGFYPRDIEMNIRLYRIIVKNQTSSGIRPNGDGSFQMRSSVEINTNHKEFYDCFVIHSSLTEPILIEWDGNGGDCEKESQWALKAVLIIFSILVLIVICYCIYRRKRSNGPTSGYGDQVGREMRTEHHPSNKGQMSSYDDDNGVKMTLQSDRGQTSSPGSERREWWNKNRSSPHTDISVSQPGQRCEQLVFCRS